One window of the Anopheles cruzii chromosome 2, idAnoCruzAS_RS32_06, whole genome shotgun sequence genome contains the following:
- the LOC128267362 gene encoding guanine nucleotide-binding protein subunit beta-1-like, whose amino-acid sequence MNELEALRTEAETLKNAIRDARKAVCDTSMVQATAQLEAVGRIQLRTRRTLRGHLAKIYAMHWGSDSRYLVSASQDGKLIVWDSHTTNKVHAIPLRSSWVMTCAYAPSGNYVACGGLDNICSIYNLKTREGNVRIARELGGHTGYLSCCRFLDDNQIVTSSGDMSCALWDIETGQQTTSFQGHTGDVMALSLAPQGKTFVSGACDAKAKLWDIREGQCKQTFPGHESDINAVAFFPNGFAFATGSDDATCRLFDIRADQEFAMYSHDNIICGITSVAFSKSGRLLLAGYDDFNCNVWDTMKAERAGILAGHDNRVSCLGVTENGMAVATGSWDSFLRVWN is encoded by the coding sequence ATGAATGAACTCGAAGCCCTGCGTACGGAGGCGGAAACGCTGAAAAATGCGATCCGCGATGCACGAAAAGCGGTGTGCGATACGTCGATGGTGCAGGCCACGGCCCAACTGGAGGCGGTCGGGCGGATTCAACTGCGCACTCGCCGGACTCTGCGCGGTCATCTGGCAAAGATCTATGCGATGCACTGGGGCAGCGACTCACGATACCTGGTGTCGGCCTCGCAGGACGGCAAGCTGATCGTGTGGGActcgcacaccaccaacaaggTGCACGCCATCCCGCTGCGCTCGTCCTGGGTGATGACGTGCGCGTACGCCCCGTCCGGTAACTATGTTGCCTGTGGCGGCCTGGACAACATCTGCTCGATCTACAATCTAAAGACACGCGAGGGCAACGTTCGCATTGCGCGGGAACTTGGGGGCCACACGGGCTATCTGTCCTGCTGTCGCTTTCTGGACGACAACCAAATCGTGACCAGCTCGGGTGACATGTCGTGTGCGCTGTGGGACATCGAGACGGGCCAGCAGACTACCTCTTTCCAGGGGCACACCGGTGACGTGATGGCCCTGTCATTGGCCCCGCAGGGGAAAACGTTCGTGTCCGGGGCCTGTGATGCGAAGGCAAAGCTGTGGGACATCCGCGAGGGCCAGTGCAAGCAGACATTCCCGGGCCACGAGAGTGACATTAATGCGGTGGCCTTCTTTCCGAACGGATTTGCGTTTGCGACAGGTTCGGACGATGCCACCTGCCGGCTGTTCGACATCCGGGCCGACCAGGAGTTTGCGATGTACTCGCACGACAACATCATCTGCGGCATCACGTCGGTCGCGTTCTCCAAGTCCGGCCGGCTGTTGTTGGCCGGCTACGACGACTTCAACTGCAACGTCTGGGATACGATGAAGGCAGAACGGGCCGGCATCCTGGCCGGCCACGACAATCGGGTGTCGTGTTTAGGCGTCACGGAGAACGGTATGGCCGTGGCGACTGGTTCCTGGGACTCATTCCTGCGTGTATGGAATTAG
- the LOC128268931 gene encoding WD repeat domain phosphoinositide-interacting protein 2: MSLLARTDIDAGGFFVNFNQDCSSLAVGSKNGYSLFSLNSVDSNLDQIYTSYGEDICLVERLFSSSLVAVVSLNAPRKLKVCHFKKGTEICNYSYSNTILAVKLNRSRLVVCLEESLYIHNIRDMKVVHTIRDTPPNKTGLCALASDSDHCYLAYPGSATVGEVQIFDAVNLHAKIMIPAHDSPLAAIAFSQIGTEIATASEKGTVIRVFSVADGTKLFEFRRGVKRCVSIASLAFSICSKYLCCSSNTETVHIFKLERSSPESSDEQSGKDHWMGYISKAVSSYLPMALPSQVTDVFTQGRAFASAVLPVAGLRHSCVITTIQKALRMLVASQDGYLYVYQLPTEGGECQLVKKHDLRNIEPPPNPPRAESVPIGVPTVVPPGAATYAATVRGGAAAGSSAGSGGFGSLDEDHSHQQQ; this comes from the exons ATGAGTCTGCTGGCAAGGACCGACATCGACGCGGGAGGATTTTTTGTCAACTTCAATCAAGATTGCTC ATCCCTGGCGGTTGGTTCCAAAAATGGCTATAGTTTGTTTTCGCTGAACTCCGTCGACTCGAACCTGGATCAAATCTACACCAGCTATGGCGAGGACATCTGTCTGGTAGAGCGCCTTTTCAGCAgttcgctggtggcggtggtttcACTGAATGCACCCAGGAAGTTGAAG GTGTGTCACTTTAAGAAGGGAACGGAAATATGCAACTACTCGTACTCGAACACCATCCTCGCGGTGAAGCTTAACCGGTCCCGGTTGGTGGTTTGCCTGGAGGAAAGTCTCTACATTCACAACATCCGCGACATGAAGGTGGTGCACACGATTCGCGACACGCCGCCCAACAAGACGGGTCTGTGTGCGTTGGCCTCCGATTCCGATCACTGCTATCTGGCGTACCCGGGCAGTGCGACGGTCGGTGAGGTGCAGATCTTTGATGCGGTTAATTTGCACGCCAAAATTATGATACCGGCGCACGATTCGCCGCTGGCGGCGATAGCGTTCAGCCAGATTGGTACCGAGATAGCGACGGCCAGTGAAAAGGGTACGGTCATTCGggtgttttcggtggccgacggtACGAAGCTGTTTGAGTTTCGGCGCGGCGTCAAGCGCTGCgtttcgatcgcttcgctCGCGTTCAGCATCTGCTCGAAGTATCTGTGCTGCAGCTCGAACACGGAAACGGTGCATATCTTCAAGCTTGAGCGTAGTTCGCCGGAAAGCAGCGACGAACAGAGTGGAAAGGACCACTGGATGGGCTACATCAGCAAGGCGGTATCGAGCTATCTGCCGATGGCGCTACCGTCTCAAGTGACGGACGTGTTTACGCAGGGACGAGCTTTCGCCTCTGccgtgctgccggtggcagGACTGAGACATTCCTGTGTCATCACTACGATTCAGAAAGCACTACG CATGTTAGTGGCCTCGCAGGATGGATATCTCTATGTGTATCAGCTCCCGACCGAAGGTGGCGAGTGTCAGCTCGTCAAAAAGCACGATCTCAGAAACatcgaaccaccaccaaatCCACCTCGAGCAG AATCCGTACCGATCGGTGTACCTACGGTGGTACCACCTGGTGCCGCAACTTACGCTGCCACTGTTCGTGGCGgagcggcggccggcagcagtGCGGGAAGTGGAGGATTCGGTTCGCTGGATGAAGACCATTCCCATCAGCAGCAATAA